The following proteins are encoded in a genomic region of Saccharopolyspora antimicrobica:
- a CDS encoding lysozyme, whose translation MRRSFNDNHRRSRSGRRPRRTAGLLAALVAAATVVTGAAHAETTSPRSAPLLDPQDPHGAWAGYSLPTNRSGQPPQVPAGVVSGMDVSGHQGNVDWARAWADGARFAYVKATEGSGFRNTSFAQQYDGSHAVGMVRGAYHFGLPDRSSGAQQAHFFVDSGGGWHRDGRTLPGALDIEYNPYGDGCYGLDPAAMSRWIADFSNTYHARTGRFPAIYTTTDWWNRCTGANPDFAANNPLWIARYAPQIGELPAGWDYQSIWQHGDQGPLPGGQDSFNGNTKQLRRFAS comes from the coding sequence GTGCGACGTTCGTTCAACGACAACCACCGGCGTTCCCGGTCCGGTCGCCGTCCACGTAGGACGGCCGGGCTGCTGGCCGCGCTGGTCGCGGCGGCCACTGTGGTCACCGGTGCCGCCCATGCCGAAACAACCAGCCCCCGCAGCGCACCGCTGCTCGACCCGCAGGACCCCCACGGGGCCTGGGCCGGCTACAGCCTGCCGACCAACCGCAGCGGCCAGCCGCCGCAGGTGCCCGCCGGTGTGGTGTCCGGAATGGACGTCAGCGGCCACCAGGGCAATGTGGACTGGGCGCGGGCCTGGGCCGACGGGGCACGTTTCGCCTACGTCAAGGCCACCGAGGGATCGGGGTTCCGCAACACCAGCTTCGCCCAGCAGTACGACGGGTCGCACGCGGTGGGCATGGTCCGCGGCGCCTACCACTTCGGGCTGCCCGACCGCTCCAGCGGCGCTCAGCAGGCGCACTTCTTCGTCGACAGCGGTGGCGGCTGGCACCGGGACGGCCGGACGCTGCCGGGGGCGCTGGACATCGAGTACAACCCCTACGGCGATGGCTGCTACGGGCTGGACCCGGCCGCGATGTCGCGGTGGATCGCCGATTTCTCCAACACCTACCACGCCCGCACCGGTCGTTTCCCGGCCATCTACACCACCACCGACTGGTGGAACCGCTGCACCGGCGCCAATCCCGACTTCGCGGCGAACAACCCGCTGTGGATCGCCCGCTACGCCCCGCAGATCGGTGAGCTGCCCGCGGGCTGGGACTACCAGAGCATCTGGCAGCACGGTGATCAGGGGCCGCTGCCGGGCGGGCAGGACAGCTTCAACGGCAACACCAAGCAGTTGCGGCGCTTCGCGTCCTGA
- a CDS encoding LCP family protein, producing the protein MSDDWSAGRQPRGRRPQGGGYDYYRGARGPDGPPPPPGRRPPPPRGGHRPPVDEHQPPPRRPRRKKRWGRRIGITALVLLVLLGGLVIYFDSTLQRTAALDFEGPAPDSSGTNWLLVGSDSREGLDDARREELSAGDAGGRRTDSMMLVHIPSGGGQPAMISLPRDSYVPIPRHGKTKLNSAFSFGGPQLLAQTVEQATGVHIDHYAEIGFGGFADLVDAVGGVEMCLDKPMKDEMANIDLPQGCQTLDGPSALGFVRARYSLAGGDLERAENQRKLLGALVKQATSPTTLFNPFRLFPLASGASKTFLVDDGDHLWHLASLALALGDISGGNGVTTSVPFGRFGRDANGGSVIVWDSDGASRMFDAIANDRPIPPDLLEK; encoded by the coding sequence ATGAGCGACGACTGGTCGGCTGGTCGACAGCCGAGAGGCCGCCGGCCCCAAGGTGGCGGCTACGACTACTACCGCGGCGCCCGCGGCCCGGACGGCCCGCCGCCCCCACCCGGGCGTCGCCCGCCGCCGCCGCGCGGCGGCCACCGCCCGCCGGTGGACGAACACCAGCCGCCACCCCGCAGGCCGCGCCGCAAGAAGCGCTGGGGACGGCGCATCGGCATCACCGCACTGGTGCTGCTGGTGCTGCTGGGCGGCCTGGTGATCTACTTCGACAGCACCCTGCAGCGCACCGCGGCCCTGGACTTCGAAGGCCCGGCCCCGGACTCCTCGGGCACCAACTGGCTGCTGGTCGGTTCCGACAGCCGCGAAGGCCTCGACGACGCCCGCCGCGAGGAGCTCTCCGCCGGTGACGCCGGCGGGCGCCGCACCGACAGCATGATGCTGGTGCACATCCCCAGCGGCGGCGGGCAGCCGGCCATGATCAGCCTGCCCCGCGACTCCTACGTCCCCATCCCCCGCCACGGCAAGACCAAGCTCAACTCGGCCTTCTCCTTCGGCGGCCCCCAGCTGCTGGCCCAGACCGTCGAGCAGGCCACCGGCGTGCACATCGACCACTACGCCGAGATCGGCTTCGGCGGGTTCGCCGACCTCGTCGACGCCGTCGGCGGGGTCGAGATGTGCCTGGACAAGCCGATGAAGGACGAGATGGCCAACATCGACCTGCCGCAGGGCTGCCAGACGCTGGACGGGCCCAGCGCGCTGGGCTTCGTGCGGGCCCGCTACTCGCTGGCCGGCGGTGACCTCGAACGCGCCGAGAACCAGCGCAAGCTGCTGGGCGCCCTGGTCAAGCAGGCCACCAGCCCGACCACCCTGTTCAACCCGTTCCGGCTGTTCCCGCTGGCCTCGGGCGCGAGCAAGACGTTCCTGGTCGACGACGGCGACCACCTGTGGCACCTGGCGTCGCTGGCGCTGGCGCTGGGCGACATCAGCGGCGGCAACGGGGTGACCACCAGCGTGCCCTTCGGCCGCTTCGGCCGCGACGCCAACGGCGGCTCGGTCATCGTCTGGGACTCCGACGGCGCCTCCCGGATGTTCGACGCGATCGCCAACGACCGGCCGATCCCACCGGACCTGCTGGAGAAGTGA
- a CDS encoding aspartate aminotransferase family protein — MAELSPALKQATPVLAARGEGIYLYDEQDRRYLDFTAGIGVTSTGHCHPRVVEAAQRQVATLIHGQYTTVMHRPLLELTERLGEVLPEGLDRLFYVNSGSEAVEAAVRLARQATGRQNIVALQGGFHGRTMGAGALTTSGTKVRAGIGPMMPGVVFTPFPEPYRHRCSEAEAVRFALAEFDQLLVTTSAPRDTAAIIVEPVLGEGGYLPAPPEFLTGLRERADRHGILLIVDEVQTGVGRTGRFWGHDHAGIRPDILITAKGLASGFPISAIAAPDALMSQAWPGSQGGTYGGNAVAAAAAIATLDVVRDEKLVDNAAEQGQRLRDGLRAIAAGQPLIGEVRGLGLMVANEFTAADGTPDAATAARAHAAAAERGLLLLTCGPHGNVVRMIPPLIVTGDQIDEALRLWEEAVGAAVTG, encoded by the coding sequence ATGGCTGAGCTCTCGCCGGCACTCAAGCAGGCCACGCCGGTCCTGGCCGCCCGCGGCGAAGGGATCTACCTCTACGACGAGCAGGACCGGAGGTACCTGGACTTCACCGCCGGCATCGGTGTGACCAGCACCGGCCACTGCCACCCGCGCGTGGTCGAAGCCGCCCAGCGCCAGGTCGCCACCCTGATCCACGGCCAGTACACGACAGTCATGCACCGGCCGCTGCTCGAGCTGACCGAGCGGCTCGGCGAAGTGCTGCCCGAAGGCCTGGACCGGCTGTTCTACGTCAACTCCGGCAGCGAAGCCGTCGAGGCCGCGGTGCGGCTGGCGCGGCAGGCCACCGGCAGGCAGAACATCGTGGCCCTGCAGGGCGGCTTCCACGGCCGCACCATGGGCGCCGGCGCGCTGACCACCTCCGGCACCAAGGTGCGCGCCGGGATCGGCCCGATGATGCCCGGCGTGGTGTTCACCCCGTTCCCCGAGCCCTACCGGCACCGCTGCAGCGAAGCCGAGGCCGTCCGCTTCGCGCTGGCCGAGTTCGACCAGCTCCTGGTCACCACCAGCGCCCCGCGCGACACCGCGGCGATCATCGTCGAACCGGTCCTCGGCGAGGGCGGCTACCTGCCCGCACCACCGGAGTTCCTCACCGGCTTGCGCGAGCGCGCCGACCGGCACGGGATCCTGCTCATCGTCGACGAGGTGCAGACCGGTGTCGGCCGCACCGGCCGGTTCTGGGGCCACGACCACGCCGGCATCCGCCCGGACATCCTGATCACGGCCAAGGGCCTGGCCAGCGGCTTCCCGATCTCCGCCATCGCCGCGCCGGATGCGCTGATGAGCCAGGCCTGGCCGGGCTCGCAGGGCGGCACCTACGGCGGCAACGCGGTGGCCGCCGCCGCCGCGATCGCCACCCTGGACGTGGTGCGCGATGAGAAGCTGGTCGACAACGCCGCCGAGCAGGGCCAGCGGCTGCGTGACGGACTGCGCGCCATCGCCGCCGGCCAGCCGCTCATCGGCGAGGTCCGCGGTCTCGGCCTGATGGTGGCCAACGAGTTCACCGCCGCTGACGGCACACCGGACGCGGCGACGGCGGCCCGCGCCCACGCCGCTGCCGCCGAGCGCGGCCTGCTGCTGCTGACCTGCGGCCCGCACGGCAACGTGGTGCGCATGATCCCGCCGCTGATCGTCACCGGCGACCAGATCGACGAAGCCCTCCGGCTGTGGGAGGAGGCCGTCGGGGCGGCCGTCACCGGCTGA